One genomic region from Salvia hispanica cultivar TCC Black 2014 chromosome 2, UniMelb_Shisp_WGS_1.0, whole genome shotgun sequence encodes:
- the LOC125204666 gene encoding probable aspartic proteinase GIP2, with translation MATPTLSIFILSSLLILSSFSNAQTQPKAFTFPITKDDPTNQYYTTIQIGSKATTLHVGIDLGGNFLWFNSQEYFAAADSYRPILCGTKQCQIANGIGCIFCFLSPPVPGCTNNTCSDYSLNPFTGTQGYSGLGQDVLRVVSTRGTQYKINNFPFQYSDPVLREALATPTAGLIALGRTRVSLPAQLSSAFKIREKFALCIPSSGSKGSMIIGETAYTKPFQQISESILTTPLLRNPVSINGNEVIGNLTIQYFIGVKSIRVGETPLALNKTLLSINKRTGEGGTSIRTVRAYTSLHKSIYAALVDEFVKAAVAKNIKRVASVAPFGACFDSKTISSTEAGPDVPIIDFVLQSKSVYWRFYGWNAMVRAGEGVMCLAFVEGQPNLSGPTTSIVVGGYQMENHLLEFDVEAEKLGFSSSLLLRDTSCDKFGAA, from the coding sequence ATGGCTACTCCTACACTTTCCATCTTCATACTTTCTTCTTTGctcattttatcttccttcTCAAATGCTCAAACCCAACCAAAAGCCTTCACCTTTCCAATTACAAAAGATGACCCAACCAACCAATACTACACCACAATCCAAATAGGCTCCAAAGCCACCACACTCCACGTCGGGATCGATCTCGGCGGCAATTTCCTATGGTTCAACTCCCAAGAATACTTTGCTGCAGCGGACTCGTACCGCCCGATCCTATGTGGGACCAAGCAGTGCCAGATCGCAAACGGAATTGGTTGCATCTTCTGCTTCCTGTCACCACCAGTGCCAGGATGCACTAACAACACATGCTCTGACTACTCCCTGAATCCCTTCACTGGGACCCAGGGCTACAGTGGCCTAGGCCAGGACGTCCTGCGGGTAGTCTCTACTCGCGGGACCCAGTATAAGATAAATAATTTCCCCTTCCAATACTCAGACCCTGTCCTGAGGGAAGCCCTAGCTACCCCTACGGCGGGGCTCATCGCCCTGGGCAGAACTAGGGTTTCCCTGCCAGCACAACTATCATCAGCTTTCAAAATCCGCGAGAAGTTCGCGCTATGCATCCCTTCTTCGGGAAGCAAAGGGAGCATGATCATCGGCGAGACAGCTTACACAAAGCCCTTCCAACAGATCTCGGAATCAATCTTGACCACACCTCTGCTCAGGAACCCTGTGAGCATAAACGGCAATGAAGTAATCGGAAACCTCACCATCCAGTATTTCATCGGCGTCAAGTCCATCAGAGTTGGCGAGACGCCTCTCGCGCTAAACAAAACCCTGCTCTCGATCAACAAGAGGACTGGAGAAGGAGGCACGAGCATACGGACGGTGAGGGCGTACACGAGCCTCCACAAGTCGATCTACGCAGCTCTGGTCGACGAGTTTGTGAAGGCGGCTGTAGCGAAGAACATCAAGAGAGTGGCGTCCGTGGCTCCATTCGGTGCTTGTTTCGATTCCAAGACGATATCCAGCACCGAGGCTGGGCCGGATGTGCCGATTATCGATTTCGTGCTGCAGAGTAAGAGCGTTTACTGGCGGTTTTACGGGTGGAACGCGATGGTGAGGGCTGGAGAGGGGGTGATGTGCCTTGCGTTTGTGGAGGGGCAGCCGAATTTGTCGGGGCCGACGACGTCGATCGTTGTGGGGGGTTACCAGATGGAGAATCATCTGCTGGAGTTTGATGTGGAGGCGGAGAAGCTAGGGTTTAGCTCGTCGCTTCTGCTGCGTGACACGAGCTGCGACAAGTTTGGAGCTGCCTAG